One Microcebus murinus isolate Inina chromosome 10, M.murinus_Inina_mat1.0, whole genome shotgun sequence DNA segment encodes these proteins:
- the DRC2 gene encoding dynein regulatory complex subunit 2, giving the protein MSKKEKKAKTPMSDEEQLLLFQQKLLAEEEMAKKKERLLSQFLKDKLAKEEHNSALNLNKINTQWRTVLREVKTRELHKDIEILSQTFERVVDCKNSVIKSLAKDLSEAEEQYAHALRSHLHNVDQLLALQRRRLNLLEESYNTELEALTKEFETERKTIIDQHEKEIRYLQDVFMAMEQNCIDSEYESKLEFQSMWDDLKNKNLEEKHFLRLQLENTVEDLWRRFQDALKNYTDATEDRKIAFETLKVKDEKSSKEIEAQMRKIQKLQDAITILRGKIMIHSRDSEDQNQYVRNDKELVLVQLRKLKAQRTQARTASQENLVKLTLESNATLKVLRKIVDKGEKILKLAEICRKFETEEEKVLPFYSSVLTPKEQQGTEANWGGLTEELAKVMMDYTGMVNFWKRYNKVKLEQLSLQHRRAQLLEINGKLREMLKQYLDGISVSDEVLSQLNPLFIVNHRSNLPQPSPTPVAQPGDKQHRTTYNIIEAAHVISHTLSSKEKNLFSTPRDFCFET; this is encoded by the exons atgtctaagaaagaaaaaaaggccaaGACGCCCATGTCTGATGAGGAGCAGCTGCTTCTGTTTCAGCAGAAGTTGCTGGCAGAGGAGGAGATGGCCAAGAAGAAAGAGAGGCTCCTCAGCCAGTTCTTGAAG GACAAGCTGGCCAAGGAGGAACACAACAGTGCTCTGAACCTTAATAAGATTAACACACAGTGGAGAACTGTCCTTCGGGAAGTCAAGACCAGAGAACTTCATAAGGACATTGAGATCCTCAGCCAGACATTTGAACGAGTGGTGGACTGCAAGAACAGTGTCATCAAG TCTTTAGCGAAAGACCTGTCAGAAGCCGAGGAGCAGTACGCCCATGCCCTGCGCAGCCATTTGCACAATGTTGACCAGCTCTTGGCCCTACAGAGGCGTCGGCTTAACCTCCTGGAGGAAAGTTACAACACGGAGCTAGAGGCCCtaaccaaggagtttgagacagAAAG GAAGACAATTATTGACCAACATGAGAAAGAGATTCGCTACCTACAAGATGTCTTCATGGCCATGGAACAGAACTGTATAGATTCTGAGTATGAAAGCAAGCTGGAGTTCCAGAGCATGTGGGACGATCTCAAAAATAAG AATTTAGAAGAGAAGCATTTTCTAAGACTACAACTGGAGAACACAGTGGAAGATCTGTGGAGAAGATTCCAGGATGCCCTCAAGAATTATACTGATGCCACAGAGGATCGAAAGATTGCCTTTGAGACCCTGAAGGTGAAGGACGAGAAGAGCTCCAAAGAGATTGAagcacagatgagaaaaatacaGAAGCTACAG GATGCCATAACTATTTTAAGGGGCAAGATCATGATACACAGCCGTGACAGTGAAGATCAGAACCAGTATGTCCGTAATGACAAGGAATTGGTTCTTGTACAACTGCGAAAACTTAAGGCTCAAAGAACTCAGGCCCGGACAGCATCCCAGGAGAACTTAGTCAAACTCACCCTGGAAAGCAATGCCACTCTCAAGGTCCTGAGAAAGATTGTTGATAAG GGTGAAAAGATCCTTAAACTTGCTGAAATATGTAGGAAATttgaaacagaggaagaaaaagtgcTGCCTTTTTATTCATCAGTATTGACTCCTAAGGAGCAGCAGGGGACTGAGGCTAACTGGGGAGGGCTTACTGAGGAGCTCGCAAAG GTGATGATGGACTACACAGGGATGGTGAATTTCTGGAAAAGgtacaacaaagtgaaactggaGCAACTGAGCCTCCAACACAGACGAGCCCAGCTGTTGGAAATCAATGGGAAGCTGCGGGAGATGCTGAAGCAGTACTTGGATGGCATCTCAGTGAGTGACGAAGTGCTGAGCCAGCTCAACCCACTCTTCATAGTCAACCATCGAAGCAACTTACCCCAGCCCTCGCCCACACCTGTAGCCCAGCCAGGTGACAAACAACATCGAACCACTTACAATATCATTGAAGCAGCCCATGTGATCTCCCATACCCTGTCATCcaaggagaaaaatcttttttcaaCCCCCAGAGATTTCTGTTTTGAGACCTGA
- the FKBP11 gene encoding peptidyl-prolyl cis-trans isomerase FKBP11, protein MTLRPSLLPLHLLLLLLLSGAMCRAEAGVETESPVRTLQVETLVEPPEPCAEPAAFGDTLHIHYTGSLVDGRIIDTSLTRDPLVIELGQKQVIPGLEQSLLDMCVGEKRRAIIPSHLAYGKRGFPPSIPADAVVQYDVELIALIRANYWQKLVKSILPLVGMAMVPALLGLIGYHLYKKANRPKVSKKKLKEEKRNKSKKK, encoded by the exons ATGACCCTGCGCCCCTCACTACTCCCGCTCCatctgctgttgctgctgctgctcagcGGCGCGATGTGCCGGGCTGAGGCTGGCGTTGAAACCGAAAGCCCCGTCCGGACCCTCCAAGTGGAGACCCTG GTGGAGCCCCCCGAACCGTGTGCGGAGCCCGCTGCTTTTGGAGACACGCTTCACATACACTACACG GGCAGCTTGGTAGATGGACGTATTATTGACACCTCCCTGACCAGAGACCCTCTGGTTATAGAACTTGGCCAAAAGCAGGTGATTCCAG GTCTGGAGCAGAGCCTTCTAGACATGTGTGTGGG AGAGAAGCGAAGGGCAATCATTCCTTCTCACTTGGCCTATGGAAAACGGGGATTTCCGCCATCTATCCCAG CCGATGCAGTGGTGCAGTATGATGTGGAGCTGATTGCATTGATCCGAGCCAACTACTGGCAAAAGCTGGTGAAGAGCATTCTGCCTCTGGTAGGCATGGCCATGGTGCCAGCCCTCCTGGGCCTCATTGGGTATCACTTATACAAAAAAGCTAACAGACCCAAAGTCTCCAAAAAGAAGCTCAAGGAAGAGAAACGAAAtaagagcaaaaagaaataa